The following are encoded in a window of Cryobacterium sp. CG_9.6 genomic DNA:
- a CDS encoding SGNH/GDSL hydrolase family protein — protein MRKLTSGIRSLVITAGIGVAAGMRLRSFRERLAADSAALNDTLPVHSLWWRTHAKERGELLYVAIGDSAAQGIGASHPGNSYVGILADQVRVATGRTVRVINLSVSGATVRLAVQDQLPRFARLSPDLVTVAIGANDIADWDAAVFETGIRRVFEALPSHALVAELPCFHLPAAERKVAEANRILHIVAAERGLTVVPLHAVTKRPGMRSVATHVAKDLFHPNDRGYQVWADAFRPSLTASVEQRFTPTDTPEPESVRGRG, from the coding sequence ATGCGAAAATTGACCTCGGGCATCCGCTCTCTCGTGATCACGGCCGGTATTGGTGTGGCCGCTGGTATGCGTCTGAGGAGCTTTCGCGAGCGTCTGGCGGCCGATTCCGCGGCGCTGAATGACACGCTTCCGGTACACTCGCTCTGGTGGCGCACCCATGCCAAGGAGCGTGGCGAGCTACTGTACGTGGCCATCGGTGACAGCGCAGCGCAGGGCATTGGCGCCAGTCACCCGGGCAACAGCTACGTGGGCATTCTGGCCGACCAAGTGCGCGTCGCCACGGGCCGCACGGTGCGCGTGATCAACCTGAGCGTGTCGGGGGCGACGGTTCGGCTCGCCGTGCAGGATCAGCTGCCGCGCTTCGCTAGGTTGTCCCCTGACCTCGTGACGGTAGCCATCGGCGCCAATGACATCGCCGACTGGGATGCCGCAGTGTTCGAAACCGGCATTCGTCGCGTGTTTGAGGCGCTGCCGTCCCATGCTCTCGTAGCGGAGCTACCCTGCTTTCACCTGCCGGCAGCCGAGCGCAAGGTGGCCGAGGCTAATCGCATTCTGCACATCGTGGCTGCCGAACGGGGTCTCACCGTGGTGCCCCTGCATGCGGTGACGAAGCGTCCGGGGATGCGCAGCGTCGCGACGCACGTGGCGAAGGACCTCTTTCACCCGAATGATCGCGGTTACCAGGTGTGGGCCGACGCATTTCGTCCGTCCCTCACAGCCAGCGTCGAACAGCGTTTCACACCGACCGACACCCCCGAGCCCGAGAGTGTCCGAGGCCGCGGCTAG
- the radA gene encoding DNA repair protein RadA has product MAKPVSTFRCTECGWTTPKWAGRCGECQQWGTVQDAGQSVGIIRSLKATVLSGEGIARSITHAQTDAAAHWPTGINEFDRVLGGGIVPGSVILLSGEPGVGKSTLLLEVASKAAAAKSRVLYVSAEESVNQVRLRAERTNALQQELYIAAETDLGIILGQIDAIKPDLLIVDSVQTVSSALSDGSAGMPSQVREVASTLIRVAKDRDLPVLLVGHVTKDGSIAGPRVLEHLVDVVCQFEGDRQTSLRFVRALKNRFGPTDEVGCFTMTGEGIEEVPDPSGLFLSRGAEPVYGTCVTITMEGRRAMPVEVQALVTKTSAPNPRRVTSGIDAARVAMLLAVLQERVKMDLSGMDVYVSTVGGIRLTEPAADLAIALAIASAMTGLAIGHEVVAFGEISLAGEIRGTSAAKQRANEAKRLGFSTQVDAVSGSIQSAVAYALTTGQDPRDAELNEAFR; this is encoded by the coding sequence ATGGCTAAACCCGTCTCCACCTTCCGCTGCACCGAGTGTGGCTGGACCACACCCAAATGGGCTGGCCGCTGCGGCGAGTGCCAGCAGTGGGGCACCGTGCAAGATGCCGGGCAGTCGGTGGGCATCATTCGCAGCCTCAAGGCCACCGTGCTGAGCGGCGAGGGCATCGCTCGCTCCATTACCCACGCCCAAACAGATGCCGCCGCGCACTGGCCCACCGGAATCAACGAATTCGATCGCGTGCTGGGCGGTGGAATCGTTCCCGGTTCCGTCATTTTGCTCAGCGGCGAGCCGGGCGTGGGTAAATCAACGCTCCTGCTCGAGGTGGCGTCGAAGGCCGCGGCCGCCAAGTCCCGGGTGCTCTACGTGAGCGCCGAGGAATCCGTGAACCAGGTGCGCCTGCGGGCCGAACGCACCAACGCTCTGCAGCAGGAACTTTACATCGCGGCCGAAACCGACCTCGGCATCATTTTGGGCCAGATCGACGCGATCAAACCCGACCTCCTCATTGTGGACTCGGTGCAGACGGTCTCCAGTGCGCTCTCCGACGGCTCCGCGGGGATGCCCAGCCAGGTGCGGGAGGTGGCATCCACTCTCATCCGCGTGGCCAAAGACCGTGATCTGCCGGTGCTGCTGGTGGGTCACGTCACGAAGGACGGCTCGATCGCGGGACCCCGCGTTCTCGAGCACCTGGTGGACGTGGTGTGCCAGTTCGAGGGCGACCGCCAGACCTCCCTGCGTTTTGTGCGGGCGCTCAAGAACCGCTTCGGCCCCACCGACGAGGTGGGCTGCTTCACCATGACCGGTGAAGGCATCGAAGAAGTCCCCGACCCCAGCGGCCTGTTTCTCAGTCGCGGCGCCGAACCGGTGTACGGCACCTGCGTCACGATCACCATGGAGGGCCGCCGCGCCATGCCGGTGGAGGTACAGGCGCTGGTCACAAAGACGTCGGCCCCGAACCCCCGCCGCGTCACGAGCGGAATCGATGCCGCCCGCGTGGCCATGCTGCTCGCCGTGCTGCAGGAGCGCGTGAAAATGGATCTCTCGGGAATGGACGTGTACGTGTCCACGGTTGGCGGCATCCGTCTCACCGAACCGGCCGCCGACTTGGCCATTGCCCTCGCCATCGCCTCGGCCATGACCGGGCTGGCTATCGGGCACGAGGTGGTGGCGTTCGGCGAAATCAGCCTTGCCGGCGAGATTCGCGGCACGTCCGCGGCCAAACAGCGAGCCAACGAGGCGAAACGACTGGGCTTCAGCACTCAAGTGGATGCCGTGAGCGGCTCCATCCAGTCGGCCGTGGCCTACGCACTCACCACCGGCCAGGACCCGCGCGATGCCGAACTCAACGAGGCCTTCCGCTAG
- a CDS encoding dehydrogenase, producing MTDSLSPDQEPAAPTHSEALSAALAAQDVVAVAYALRNDVMIIPQLVVNGQAEQVRVFGREGTDKRMLLLFSSAENYARMVPDDVNPQVMVGDGQWLREFLTVHESTLEMVFFDIAGPHVMQAAPADLMRALGEQPGEGAAHDISSLD from the coding sequence GTGACTGATTCGCTTTCCCCAGACCAAGAGCCCGCCGCCCCCACTCACTCCGAGGCCCTTTCTGCGGCCCTCGCCGCCCAGGACGTGGTGGCGGTCGCCTACGCGCTCCGCAATGACGTGATGATCATTCCGCAGCTCGTGGTGAACGGGCAGGCTGAGCAGGTGCGCGTCTTTGGTCGCGAGGGAACCGACAAGCGCATGCTCTTGCTGTTTTCATCCGCGGAGAACTACGCGCGAATGGTGCCCGATGACGTCAACCCGCAGGTGATGGTGGGTGACGGCCAGTGGCTGCGCGAATTTCTCACCGTGCACGAGAGCACCCTCGAAATGGTGTTCTTCGACATTGCCGGTCCGCATGTGATGCAGGCCGCCCCGGCCGACCTCATGCGCGCGCTGGGCGAGCAGCCCGGCGAGGGCGCGGCCCACGACATCAGCAGCCTCGACTAG
- a CDS encoding ExeM/NucH family extracellular endonuclease, producing the protein MANTAGTGVVINEVYLSGGSAGAAFTNKFVELYNPTSGPIDLSAWSLQYRKASGVETDAFTGNDTLSGTIAAGGYFLISGGSNGSTGAALPTPDLAGKLNPSGSAGTLVLANTQSALTLPSGDIAGNTSVIDAIGYGTSLTFEGAASVAPAGNTDVKSLNRAGFADSDNNRADFSLSATITPTNANGEAAAPVEPTATPTATPVPTEPPADTTAISAIQGTTDTSPLAGTTVKTSGIVTAAYPTGGFRGFYLQTPGTGGAIDLGTHTASDGLFVYTGTGTASSVAIGDYVSVVGLVSEYYGLTQITTATLSDITSLNGTDIVDPLPATVGLPATDAERESLEGMLIAPTGDFTVTNNYTTSQYAEIGLAAGTTPLVNPTVTARPLSAEYTAAIAENKARAVTLDDGASTNFLSSSNQGTPVPYLTTTAPLRIGAAVEFQTPVILDYRNSAWKFQPTEALTVENAATVQPATFSNTRTAAPENVGGDVSLASFNVLNYFSTVGDSITGCTYYTDRAGNPITVRGGCDARGAANAVNFERQQAKIVAAINALDADVVSLEEIENSAAFGKNRDDALSNLVTALNADAGSTVWAFVASPATLPATEDVIRTAFIYKVGTVETVGASTILTGSAAFSNARQPLAQAFQLPGDEGSRFLAIVNHFKSKGSGSGVDADMGDGQGASNASRVNQATALVDFANGLTTSTGIDRVFLTGDFNAYDQEDPIKVITDAGFINQEAKSGEYTYAYGGTVGSLDHVFASPEADATVNDVDVWNINSVESVALEYSRYNSNVTDFYAADAYRSSDHDPVVLGLNISSNVELNLLNINDFHGRIDANTVKFAGTVEKLRAEYGDDNTLFLSDGDNIGASLFASSSQNDQPTIDMLNALDLKTSGVGNHEFDRGFADLQGRVADAANFSYLGANVYLAGTTTPAMQEFEIILVDGVRVGVIGAVTEETPSLVSPNGIATLSFGNPVEAVNRVASALTDGDESNGEADVLIAEYHEGAGAGTPDGATLEQELALTGSAFENIVNGTSAEVDAIFTGHTHKQYAWDAPVPGAADGVTRPVLQTGSYGENIGQVVLNYDSISGDTTTVTNRNVKRVVPATGVTSAALDAELVATYPRVAEVQTITNAALAQAAVLGNVPVGTLTADITRACLGGVAPCAENRMAPSTMGSLVANSLRASLADPTIGGAEIGIVNPGGMRADLSFAPDGVITYAEANAVLPFLNNLWTTSLTGAQFKTVLEQQWQTNADGTIPSRPFLQLGLSDNVNYTFDQTRAAGDRITGIWIDGVALDAATSYRIGSFNFLLTGGDNFREFRNGTNTRDSGLVDRDAWVSYLQNNPNLAPSFKANQASITGAPTAAVKPGDTVSFTVGDLNLTSLGSPKNTELALSWDGIDVGTASVDAAGTANVTLTVPADAVENSVLTMTAAPSGTVVRLAAAVTVNAEPVDAPTAVAEKSLTKALKNAIDTDKASYGAGATVVVNVGAEYADTYVSVWLFEKKQANNLGGWLLVSADGTVSVTLDQTLKPGTTTLSAQNANGDVIGWTDVRLKK; encoded by the coding sequence ATGGCCAACACCGCAGGCACCGGTGTCGTCATCAACGAGGTGTATTTGAGTGGGGGTAGCGCCGGCGCTGCCTTCACCAACAAATTCGTCGAACTCTACAATCCCACCAGCGGCCCCATCGACTTGAGCGCCTGGTCGCTGCAGTACCGCAAGGCTTCAGGCGTTGAAACGGATGCCTTCACCGGCAACGACACCCTCTCGGGCACGATCGCCGCGGGTGGATACTTCCTCATCAGCGGTGGCTCCAACGGTTCTACCGGCGCAGCCCTTCCCACGCCGGACCTCGCCGGCAAGCTGAACCCGAGCGGGTCGGCTGGAACGCTGGTGCTCGCCAATACCCAGAGCGCACTGACCCTGCCGTCCGGCGATATCGCCGGTAACACGAGCGTCATCGACGCCATCGGTTACGGCACGTCACTCACATTCGAGGGCGCCGCATCCGTTGCGCCCGCCGGCAATACCGACGTCAAGTCCCTGAACCGTGCGGGATTCGCCGACTCCGACAACAACCGTGCTGATTTCAGCCTGTCGGCAACGATCACACCCACGAACGCCAACGGCGAAGCGGCGGCACCGGTCGAGCCCACCGCCACCCCCACGGCCACCCCCGTTCCCACGGAGCCGCCCGCAGACACCACCGCGATCAGCGCCATCCAGGGCACCACCGACACCAGCCCGCTCGCGGGCACCACCGTGAAGACCTCCGGAATTGTCACCGCCGCGTATCCCACCGGAGGGTTCCGCGGTTTCTACCTGCAGACCCCCGGCACCGGCGGAGCCATTGACCTCGGTACCCACACGGCATCCGACGGACTGTTTGTGTACACGGGAACCGGCACCGCGTCATCCGTTGCCATTGGCGACTATGTCTCGGTGGTCGGACTCGTTTCCGAGTACTACGGTCTCACCCAGATCACCACGGCCACGCTGAGCGACATCACGTCGCTCAACGGCACCGACATCGTCGACCCGCTTCCCGCCACGGTAGGCCTTCCCGCAACGGATGCCGAGCGCGAGTCCCTCGAAGGCATGCTGATCGCCCCCACCGGCGACTTCACCGTGACCAACAACTACACGACCAGCCAGTACGCCGAGATCGGCCTCGCCGCCGGAACAACGCCGCTGGTGAACCCCACCGTCACGGCTCGCCCGCTCTCCGCCGAGTACACGGCCGCTATTGCAGAGAACAAGGCCCGCGCGGTCACCCTCGACGATGGTGCGAGCACGAACTTCCTCTCCTCCAGCAACCAGGGCACCCCGGTTCCCTACCTGACGACCACGGCGCCGTTGCGCATTGGTGCGGCCGTTGAATTTCAGACGCCCGTCATCCTCGACTACCGCAACAGTGCCTGGAAGTTCCAGCCCACCGAAGCTTTGACGGTCGAGAACGCGGCAACTGTTCAGCCCGCAACGTTCTCCAACACGCGCACGGCAGCCCCCGAGAACGTGGGAGGCGACGTGAGCCTCGCGAGCTTCAACGTTCTCAACTACTTCTCCACCGTGGGTGACTCCATCACCGGCTGCACCTACTACACCGACCGTGCGGGAAACCCCATCACGGTTCGCGGTGGTTGTGACGCCCGCGGAGCAGCCAACGCGGTGAACTTCGAGCGTCAGCAGGCCAAGATTGTGGCCGCCATCAACGCGCTCGACGCCGATGTGGTGTCGCTCGAAGAAATTGAGAACTCTGCTGCGTTCGGCAAGAACCGCGACGACGCACTGTCCAACCTCGTGACGGCCCTCAACGCCGACGCTGGCAGCACGGTCTGGGCATTCGTCGCCTCGCCCGCCACGCTTCCCGCCACCGAAGACGTCATCCGCACCGCGTTCATCTACAAGGTGGGCACCGTCGAGACCGTGGGCGCCTCCACGATCCTCACCGGTTCCGCAGCCTTCAGCAACGCACGCCAGCCGCTCGCGCAGGCATTCCAGCTGCCCGGCGACGAGGGCAGCCGTTTTCTTGCCATCGTCAACCACTTCAAGAGCAAGGGTTCCGGCTCGGGCGTCGACGCCGATATGGGAGACGGTCAGGGCGCATCCAACGCCTCTCGCGTCAACCAGGCCACGGCCCTCGTCGACTTCGCCAACGGTCTCACGACCAGCACCGGCATCGACCGCGTGTTCCTCACCGGTGACTTCAACGCCTACGACCAGGAAGACCCGATCAAGGTCATCACGGACGCCGGCTTCATCAACCAGGAGGCCAAGAGCGGCGAGTACACCTACGCCTACGGCGGCACCGTCGGTTCGCTCGACCACGTGTTCGCTTCCCCCGAAGCGGATGCCACGGTGAACGACGTCGACGTGTGGAACATCAACTCTGTGGAGTCGGTCGCCCTCGAGTACAGCCGGTACAACAGCAACGTCACCGACTTCTACGCAGCAGATGCCTACCGTTCCTCGGACCACGACCCGGTTGTGCTGGGCCTGAACATTTCGAGCAATGTCGAGCTGAACCTGCTCAACATCAACGACTTCCACGGCCGTATTGACGCCAACACCGTCAAGTTCGCCGGAACCGTGGAGAAGCTGCGTGCCGAGTACGGAGACGACAACACCCTGTTCCTCTCCGACGGCGACAACATTGGCGCGTCGCTGTTCGCGTCATCGTCGCAGAACGACCAGCCCACGATCGACATGCTCAACGCGCTCGACCTGAAGACGTCGGGCGTGGGAAACCACGAGTTCGACCGGGGCTTCGCCGACCTGCAGGGTCGAGTGGCCGACGCCGCCAACTTCAGCTACCTCGGAGCCAACGTCTACCTCGCCGGCACCACGACGCCGGCCATGCAGGAGTTCGAGATCATCCTGGTCGACGGTGTGCGGGTCGGAGTGATCGGCGCCGTCACCGAGGAGACCCCGTCTCTCGTCTCACCCAACGGCATCGCGACGCTGAGCTTCGGTAACCCGGTCGAGGCCGTCAACCGCGTCGCATCCGCTCTCACCGATGGTGACGAGTCAAACGGTGAAGCGGATGTCCTCATCGCCGAGTACCACGAGGGCGCCGGAGCAGGCACCCCCGATGGTGCCACCCTCGAGCAGGAACTCGCCCTCACCGGCAGTGCCTTCGAGAACATCGTGAACGGAACGTCGGCTGAGGTCGACGCCATCTTCACCGGTCACACGCACAAGCAGTACGCGTGGGATGCACCCGTTCCCGGTGCCGCCGACGGCGTGACCCGCCCGGTGCTGCAGACAGGCAGCTACGGCGAAAACATCGGTCAGGTTGTTCTCAACTACGACTCCATCTCGGGTGACACCACCACGGTGACGAACCGCAACGTGAAGCGCGTTGTTCCCGCCACCGGGGTGACCAGCGCGGCGCTCGACGCCGAACTGGTGGCCACGTACCCGCGTGTTGCCGAAGTGCAGACGATCACGAACGCTGCGCTGGCTCAGGCAGCCGTGCTCGGCAACGTGCCGGTCGGAACATTGACCGCCGACATCACCCGGGCCTGCCTGGGTGGAGTGGCTCCGTGCGCCGAGAACCGGATGGCTCCCTCCACCATGGGTAGCCTGGTCGCGAACTCGTTGCGGGCATCGCTGGCCGACCCCACCATTGGCGGGGCCGAAATTGGCATCGTCAACCCGGGTGGAATGCGCGCGGATCTCTCGTTCGCTCCTGATGGTGTGATCACGTACGCCGAGGCGAACGCGGTGCTCCCGTTCCTGAACAACCTCTGGACCACGAGCCTCACCGGCGCGCAGTTCAAGACCGTTCTGGAGCAGCAGTGGCAGACCAACGCGGACGGCACGATTCCGAGCCGACCGTTCCTGCAGCTGGGTCTGAGCGACAACGTCAACTACACGTTCGACCAGACCCGGGCCGCGGGCGACCGCATCACGGGCATCTGGATTGACGGCGTGGCGCTTGATGCGGCAACGAGCTACCGCATCGGTTCGTTCAACTTCCTCCTCACGGGTGGCGATAACTTCCGTGAGTTCCGAAACGGAACCAACACTCGTGACTCGGGTCTCGTGGACCGGGACGCCTGGGTCTCCTACCTCCAGAACAACCCGAACCTGGCGCCGTCCTTCAAGGCCAACCAGGCCTCGATCACGGGGGCACCGACCGCCGCCGTGAAGCCGGGCGACACCGTCTCCTTCACAGTGGGTGACCTCAACCTCACCTCGCTCGGTTCCCCGAAGAACACGGAGCTGGCGCTCAGCTGGGATGGCATCGACGTGGGAACGGCATCCGTTGACGCGGCTGGAACGGCAAACGTCACCCTGACGGTACCGGCCGACGCCGTCGAAAACAGTGTGCTCACCATGACCGCCGCACCGTCGGGCACCGTTGTGCGCCTCGCCGCTGCGGTGACGGTCAACGCCGAGCCAGTGGATGCGCCCACCGCGGTTGCTGAGAAATCGCTGACGAAGGCGCTCAAGAACGCCATCGACACCGACAAGGCTTCCTATGGAGCCGGAGCCACCGTGGTTGTCAACGTGGGCGCCGAGTACGCCGATACCTACGTGTCGGTGTGGCTCTTCGAGAAGAAGCAGGCCAACAACCTGGGTGGATGGTTGCTCGTGAGTGCTGACGGTACCGTGAGCGTCACCCTCGACCAGACGCTCAAGCCCGGCACAACGACGCTCTCCGCTCAGAATGCCAACGGTGACGTGATCGGCTGGACTGACGTGAGGCTCAAAAAGTAA